GAAAAGTGTTCTACAATGAGCTTTCATTCCCTCACCTGATAGAATAGTATTTCCAGTACCAGGAATAAACATAAATCATGACTGGATCTGCAGAGATACATCATAATATATTTTCATCAGTGAATGATATAAGCGAACTCATGCAAGTTTTGGTTATTTTTTTAATATTATCAGGAGTACTTTTGCAATGAATTCATAGAGTCTGGTCCAGATCTGCTGCTGCTCTACTGCAGTTTCCCTGAATTATAAATATGATCCACTTTATTTTCTGAGCAATGAGCAGTATATGACTTAATACTCTGTGTACTTACAAACTAAGACCATAAAAGACATGTATGTCCACCGCAGCATCACGAGACTCATCAATGATCAAATGCAAATCCGTTTGCTCTTATACTTTGCCATCCTTTTGCAAGTTTCCTTAAAGAGTTGATGATCTTATTAGTGAAAGACGGTTGCTCGTTTCCATTGAGATTAACATCTGTTAAATGTGTAACAGACGGTTAGAATTCTTAGCCGTGCAAAAGGAGTTAGACTTATCCAAGAAGACATCAAAATGGCCAAGATGACAACGCACACTCCAAATTTCATTGGAGCTAGTGGAGTCTGGCCACTCCTGGGTGGTGCTGAAAATTCTGGTGATGGGGTGGTGATTGGCATGATTGATACTGGCATCGACCCCAAGAACCCAAGCTTTGTTAGCAGTAACATGTCAAGCCAAGCAAAATCACCACCAGCTAGTTTCAAAGGAATGTGTCGTTCTGGGAATAGGTTTCCTCCAGATTCATGCAATGGTAAGATAGTGGGAGCTAGGTGGTTTGCACGTGCTGCTCAAGCGACTGGAGAGTTCAATGCTACAATTCACTATGCATCTCCGTACGATTCGGATGGTCATGGCAGGTGTGTGCAATTATCTACTATACTGATGACTCTGTTAATTCATTTTTAACACAGAATGTGTCACCCGGCTGATCATAACAATATATTCACAGCCACACCGCATCGATTGCAGCTGGGAATTTCCATACGCCAGTAATATCAAGAGGCTACAGCTTTGGGTATGCAAGCGGCATTGCCCCCGGAGCTCGGTGAGGAAGATTGAAAGAACAATCCTTTTTCAGCATTTCAGATACTGGAAGCAGAGAGGGGAAGCAATGTATATAATCTCACTCTTTGTTGCCTCTTCTGATTTCCCTGACAGACTTTCAATCTACAAAGCTGCCTATCCTTTCGGTGGATATATGTCAGATGTAATAGCTGCAGTCGACCAGGTTCTTAGATAATATACTCTTTACAGAAAGCTACTACCATCCGGAGCTGTATGCTAAACTGCCTGTGCTACTTGTCTGTAGGCTGTAGAGGATGGTGTGGATGTTATAAGTCTTTCTATGGCTCCTTCTTCAATTTCACCTGGGCCAGCATCTTTCCTCAATTTGCTTGAGGCACAACTTCTCCTTGCCACCAAAGCTGGAGTCTCAGTTGTTCAAGCAGTTGGCAATGGAGGCCCCGATGAGAACACAGTCGTTTCTTTCAGCCCATGGATATTAAGTGTTGCTGCTTCGACGACAGATCGGAAGTATAGAAAATCAATCATAACTGGCAATGGGAAAGCCTTCTCCTGTGGCACTCTTTCTGGTATTCATTTCAACCTATCTTGGTTGTTGATCAATAGTTTGTAGCTTTCTGCGAATTTATAAGCACAATTCAATACACTGCAGTTTTTCCTTGTGCTATTTATAAATTGTAGCGGATAGTGGATAGGATAAGAGCTTTCTTTCCTAGCTTACAGCATCATTCTGTTACCTGTCACATTCAAGTAGATTTAATGATGATTGACCATATCATAATGTGCCAATGTTTGTTTTGACTCCCTTCTTGCCTGTCTTGCCAGCACCAACACCAGGTGAAACAATGTACCCACTAGCATGGGCTGATGATGTGATAGTTGAGAATTCAACCGACGAAGGGTCTAACAAATGCCGAGATCCAAAGATCTTCATCAAACCTCTTGTCCAGGGAAAGGTGATTATTTGCATGTTCGACTCATCAGACTACTACGATGACGTGAGCCTTGCAAGCATCGTCGATACGATTCAGAAAATTGGAGCTGCTGGAGTCATTGTCACTGATCGTTCTACGCATGACGTTGACATTGATTTTGAGCCTACATTTCCCACAACAGTTCCTTCAGCCATAGTCCTGAAGGGTTCTGACATGCAGGTAATTTCCTGAACAGCAAAATGTCATTAGAAAAAGATCTGTCCCTGGATCCTGATTCAGTTATAGAGCTTGTGTTTTGCGTTACAGCAGCGATTGGATCTGTACTGAAACTCCAAATATTCTATTTTCCGTGATTCGGAATGTTTGCGTGACTGCATTGTCTTTTGCAACTGGGTGCAGGCTCTGATGCAGTACTATAACAATAACACGGTTCGAGATGAAGACGGAGACGTTCTCAGCTTCGGAGCCACTGCTCGGATACTGGAGGGACGGCGTGCAACCTACACGGGAGAAGCACCTGTCGTCGCCGATTACTCGTCGCGGGGACCCGACGTGGAGAACTCGCTGATGCAGCCAGCAGAGGTGCTGAAACCGAACGTCATGGCGCCAGGGCATCTTATATGGGGAGCCTGGAGCCCGACGAGCAACGCCCTGCCGGAGATCCACGGCGAGAGCTACGCGCTGCTGTCGGGCACAAGCATGGCCGCCCCGCACGTCGCCGGGGTGGCGGCCCTGATCAAGCAGAGGCACCCGACGTGGAGCCCCGCCATGGTCATGTCCGCTATCATGACGAGCGCGGACGCGACCGACCGCTCGGGGCGGCCCCTGATGGCTCGGGGCGACGAGGGCTCCCTCGGCCCCGCGACGCCGTTCGACATGGGCGCGGGCGCCGTCAACGCGGCGCGCGCCCTGGACCCGGGCCTGGTGTTCGACGCCGGGTACCGGGACCACCTCCAGTTCCTGTGCGCGGTGCCCGGCGTGGACGAGGCCGCGGTGCTCCGCGCGGTTGGCGCGCCGTGCCCTCcccgggcgcgggcgggggcggcgcgctgGTGCTCGGACCTCAACTCGCCGAGCGTGACGGTGGCGAGCCTGGTGGGGTCGCGGCGCGTGGACCGGCGGGTCACCAGCGTCGGCGCGCACAACGAGACGTACATGGCGTACGTGCGCGCGCCGAAGGGCGTGGCGGTGCGCGTGTCCCCCGCCGAGTTCGCCATCGCgccaggggcggcgcggacgcTGCGGATCGCGCTCAACACCACCGCGCCCGGGAACGCCTTCAGCTTCGGCGAGGTGGTGCTCAGGGGCGACAGGAAGCACCGCGTCCGGATCCCGCTCGCCGTCTACCCCGCCGCGGCGCTGAGCCCGTGAACTCGCAGCACAGAACCATGCCACTCCCAGCTCAGAATACGCGTGTACGCACAAATAATGAAATAAAAAAACACGTGTGTTCCGATGCACACTCGTTCCCGTTTGAACAGGCAGAGCCAGCCTTTGCGGGGAGCGCGGGAAGTCTCCTGACACTCGAATGTTCGTTCGGGGAACACGGGCAAACCTTCAGACAAAGATAGTCTCGGCTCTTGAGATCGTGAGCAGGCAAAACCACTCCCCATTTTAAAATGCTCTTTGGAATCCACGTGTCCCGCGTGGCAATGAGCTGGACCTGGTTTGAGTGCTTTTCCTTGCGAGTTGCGATGAACCGACGACGACTTGGAAATTAGAATAGGGTTATCCACCCATCCATTGACATGAGAGCTGCGAGCACGATTGGGATGAGGATCTGACTACGAGCAGCAGCGGATGACGCCGCGGCGTCGGTGCGACGCGGCGAGGCGGCCGCGCTTATCCGCGACCGGGCTTCCCAGCTTCCACGCCTCCACCTCAGCGCGgacgcggcggccggccggtgcGCCGCACCTCCCCCAGTTGACATCGGGAGCCCAAGGCCAAGGAGCAGCGCGAATCTGCCGGGGTTTGACCCCGTTTTTTATGGAGCTTGTCCATGTCGATCGCGGGGCGCGCGCTTGCGTGCACGCGTGGGCTTCCCATGGCCAAGCTCAACAGGGAAGCCATGCCGTCCGTCCGTCGACGCACCCGTCCACGTCCACGTGGCCGAATCGAACTGGGCGCTGGGCCTGGGAGGACAGCGATGCCGCGGCGGTGTCTCTGAGGCGGCAGCGTTGAGCCGTTGGTCACGCAGGTGCAACCAGGTCGTCAGCACCTACACGTTTCGGCCGAGAATAACAGCAGGGTGTAGATTTGACAGACGGTCACATACTTTAGTTTACCCGATCCATCCACGATTAGcgcgaaagaaaaaaaaaatttcGTCCACGAAAGACCTGCGTGCTCGCGAGATGGAGCTCCGCACGATCAGGCGACGGGGACCACACTGAAAAGGGAGCTCTTGGTTTCTTCAATAAAAAAGGGGGGCTCTTGGCATGTGATCTGCCCCCACCGAACCCCGGGGAAATGGGGGCCTGGGGGCACGGCATGGAACTGCCGCTGTCTAGCCAGATACGGCCACAGCAACCCGTTCCATGGCTGCGTGACTGCATCCGTTGTCCACCGGCTCCACCTGCCTGGCTGCCTCCATTTGGGCAGCTCTTTCCCTGGGGGAGGCGCCTCCCGGAACGAGGAAGATCTCGGTTCTCGCCTGCCTCAGATGGCCAGATGCCTCCGGGAAAAAAAATTGGTGCGGACGGGCCGCAAAGCGGTGCCGTGCGAACCGTCTTTGACTGTGGACGCGTGGCAAATCCCACGGCCCGATCGTTAGACGCAAGCCTGCCTAGACGCACGCAAGCTCGGCTCGGCTATGCTTTACGGCTCCGTATAGCTCTCGTACAGAAACGAAACTGCCGCCGCCATCGTACGTATACCAGTCTCGCCGCCATCGTATACCAGTCTCGAAATTCTTCGATCCCACGCTGCCGATCGTGCGATTCCAATTCTGGCAACTCCTTCGATCGCCTTCGTCGTCGTGGTAAGGCCCGCAGTCTACGTTCTCTTGGTAATATGCACGATCCTGCACTTAATCATCTTAAAATCTTCTTAGCCCTAGCAGCAGCCGTCATGGAGGTTGATTCATCTCTCTATGAGGACGCCACCCCGGATGTAGATCGTGATGTCGCCGCCGGGAGTGAGGATGTTG
The sequence above is drawn from the Panicum hallii strain FIL2 chromosome 7, PHallii_v3.1, whole genome shotgun sequence genome and encodes:
- the LOC112901282 gene encoding subtilisin-like protease SBT2.5, giving the protein MAFFKPSLVLCSILTFLSLNCGPSHVSAKVYMVVMEDDPVISYKVNRKHVMRGEEAQKYKRVATTKHDSFLDSFLPIGSYKKLYSYTHLINGFALHAESEKTVRILSRAKGVRLIQEDIKMAKMTTHTPNFIGASGVWPLLGGAENSGDGVVIGMIDTGIDPKNPSFVSSNMSSQAKSPPASFKGMCRSGNRFPPDSCNGKIVGARWFARAAQATGEFNATIHYASPYDSDGHGRLSIYKAAYPFGGYMSDVIAAVDQAVEDGVDVISLSMAPSSISPGPASFLNLLEAQLLLATKAGVSVVQAVGNGGPDENTVVSFSPWILSVAASTTDRKYRKSIITGNGKAFSCGTLSAPTPGETMYPLAWADDVIVENSTDEGSNKCRDPKIFIKPLVQGKVIICMFDSSDYYDDVSLASIVDTIQKIGAAGVIVTDRSTHDVDIDFEPTFPTTVPSAIVLKGSDMQALMQYYNNNTVRDEDGDVLSFGATARILEGRRATYTGEAPVVADYSSRGPDVENSLMQPAEVLKPNVMAPGHLIWGAWSPTSNALPEIHGESYALLSGTSMAAPHVAGVAALIKQRHPTWSPAMVMSAIMTSADATDRSGRPLMARGDEGSLGPATPFDMGAGAVNAARALDPGLVFDAGYRDHLQFLCAVPGVDEAAVLRAVGAPCPPRARAGAARWCSDLNSPSVTVASLVGSRRVDRRVTSVGAHNETYMAYVRAPKGVAVRVSPAEFAIAPGAARTLRIALNTTAPGNAFSFGEVVLRGDRKHRVRIPLAVYPAAALSP